A single region of the Mesotoga sp. Brook.08.105.5.1 genome encodes:
- a CDS encoding GAF domain-containing protein, translating into MRSIFRDFTYDYFSILSYPKEKWGDFWAAYREKHPRVLEEYMFKNNLDDRTLSGEIEKLERREIDRLSHYWESHGPIEKGRVLKNLGKISSQLHLEREDFVIHILGALGKQEHLIVPTSKGNVVMIDLLHCWSEGNIKDFSAVAMRALEDFIEYSEMNVRISMSMEEKVQRFDRLLKYIEMSTKGCGFDEKMTIVSKLLDKYVDYYNWTGFYLSDGDNSLILGPYVGEPTEHVRIGFGSGICGQAAETKSVFLIPDVSQETNYLSCSARTKSEIVLPLIVDERVIGELDIDSHFQNSFDDLDREFLEKTCRLLIES; encoded by the coding sequence ATGAGGAGCATTTTCAGGGATTTCACTTATGACTATTTCAGTATTCTAAGCTATCCGAAGGAAAAGTGGGGAGACTTCTGGGCTGCATACAGAGAAAAGCATCCAAGGGTACTCGAAGAATACATGTTCAAGAACAATCTAGATGACAGAACCCTCTCAGGAGAGATTGAGAAACTGGAAAGAAGGGAGATAGACAGACTTTCTCATTATTGGGAAAGTCATGGTCCTATCGAGAAAGGGAGGGTCCTTAAAAATCTTGGAAAGATATCGTCACAGCTTCACCTGGAAAGGGAAGACTTTGTGATCCACATTCTGGGTGCTCTGGGAAAACAAGAGCATCTTATCGTTCCAACTTCAAAGGGAAATGTAGTAATGATAGATCTTCTTCATTGCTGGAGTGAAGGCAACATAAAAGACTTCTCTGCCGTAGCCATGAGGGCATTGGAAGACTTCATAGAGTATTCCGAAATGAACGTTCGCATTAGTATGTCTATGGAGGAGAAGGTACAGAGATTTGACCGTTTACTCAAGTACATAGAGATGAGCACTAAGGGATGCGGTTTCGATGAGAAGATGACGATTGTTTCGAAGCTTCTCGACAAGTATGTAGACTACTATAACTGGACAGGCTTCTATCTTTCCGATGGAGATAACTCCCTCATACTGGGACCGTATGTGGGCGAACCCACCGAACACGTCAGGATAGGCTTCGGTAGCGGAATTTGCGGCCAGGCGGCCGAGACGAAGAGTGTATTTCTCATACCAGATGTTTCACAGGAGACCAACTATCTTTCGTGCAGCGCGCGTACCAAGTCAGAGATCGTACTACCCTTGATTGTCGATGAAAGAGTCATAGGTGAACTGGATATTGACAGTCATTTTCAAAACAGTTTCGATGATCTTGATCGGGAATTTCTAGAAAAAACTTGCAGACTCCTCATAGAAAGCTGA
- a CDS encoding rhomboid family intramembrane serine protease: MIRFRSATITLIIINVVVYLFVMIMGLFRGPMGVSYRDLITIYGGVSRFALSNGLIYTPLTALFLHGNLMHILFNMWALFQLGHIVEGVYGMKWYLIFYFITGISGSLSAAAFSNAFTIGSSSAIFGLVGILFTLGLKDDTPVALRSITGYSLLPIILINLFLGFSIPGISNAAHIGGLVAGAIIGWFAKPAYARFARTRKVFTKVKEKSPEEFSRDILVRYIPVLNDLKNVKSEERTLRIVQLRSELSSLKDQEVASKVLWELYRRDLLSEEEFERLRRFL, encoded by the coding sequence TTGATCCGATTCAGAAGTGCAACCATAACTTTGATAATAATAAATGTCGTTGTATATCTTTTTGTTATGATCATGGGGCTTTTCAGGGGCCCAATGGGCGTCAGTTATCGCGACTTGATAACGATTTATGGTGGGGTGAGCAGGTTTGCTCTTTCAAATGGCCTCATTTACACCCCTCTGACCGCTCTCTTCCTTCATGGAAATCTGATGCACATTCTCTTCAACATGTGGGCTCTATTTCAGCTTGGACACATAGTTGAAGGAGTTTATGGTATGAAGTGGTACCTCATCTTCTACTTCATTACGGGAATTAGCGGGAGCCTGAGTGCTGCTGCGTTTTCTAATGCATTCACTATTGGCTCGAGCAGCGCTATCTTCGGACTCGTAGGTATCCTTTTCACTTTGGGACTTAAAGATGACACTCCTGTCGCGCTACGCTCGATAACCGGCTACTCCCTACTTCCTATCATATTGATCAACTTGTTTCTCGGCTTCAGTATTCCAGGGATAAGCAACGCAGCTCATATTGGTGGCCTTGTGGCCGGTGCGATAATCGGTTGGTTCGCAAAGCCTGCTTATGCTAGATTCGCCCGTACTAGAAAAGTCTTTACGAAAGTGAAGGAGAAGAGTCCCGAAGAGTTCTCCAGAGATATTCTTGTAAGGTATATTCCTGTTCTGAACGATCTCAAAAACGTGAAATCAGAAGAGAGAACGTTGAGAATCGTTCAGTTGAGAAGTGAGCTGAGCAGTCTGAAGGATCAGGAAGTAGCCTCAAAAGTTCTCTGGGAGCTCTACAGACGTGATCTACTTTCAGAAGAGGAGTTCGAACGCTTGAGAAGATTTCTTTGA
- a CDS encoding LCP family protein: protein MKSVHFTLATISVLQVFLFFFLVFLVFRDAYGSMTGRDLVGETVLIVGIDSGGNSKAAVGGRTDYISIVYFGSSGKLLLKSIPRDTVISYGSEKRKINSLYNSFGMEALIKGVEELTEREITGWVVVDFSTVTELTRFTGPIRVEVNSLMHHDDFQQGLHIHFEPGIHFLEGEDLLKFLRYRQADSGDLGRIERQRLVVEQLLKNLVNAGPSKIVEMIDFLLEKTDISIDKKSLTDFAVGFFTGPRSVSFAQIDYYIDGEGRIIPTGPGSDDPEPTRGASSSPKILVVNNIPDYSTRFGDFAETIKAQWSAQAGVKIDATGLVPEINGIEKRGTYLFINNRATEIRELFSKAHVYHRPIVMVTSSFGGLDYYYGLIDSLSENRFYPSNYDAYVLLGVGGK from the coding sequence ATGAAGTCTGTTCACTTTACCCTTGCAACCATTTCGGTTCTTCAGGTCTTTCTCTTCTTCTTCCTAGTTTTTCTGGTTTTCAGGGATGCATACGGTTCTATGACTGGAAGAGACCTTGTGGGAGAGACAGTGCTGATAGTTGGCATAGATTCTGGAGGTAACTCAAAGGCTGCCGTTGGCGGAAGAACTGACTATATTTCCATAGTCTACTTTGGATCCTCTGGAAAACTTCTCTTGAAAAGTATTCCGAGAGATACAGTTATTTCTTATGGATCAGAGAAAAGGAAGATCAATTCACTATACAACTCATTCGGAATGGAGGCACTTATCAAGGGAGTCGAGGAACTCACAGAAAGAGAAATAACCGGTTGGGTAGTTGTTGATTTCAGCACTGTGACTGAACTGACAAGGTTCACCGGTCCTATAAGAGTTGAAGTGAATTCCTTGATGCATCACGATGACTTTCAGCAGGGACTCCACATTCACTTTGAACCTGGAATACACTTTCTTGAGGGTGAAGATTTGCTCAAGTTTCTGCGTTATAGGCAGGCGGATTCTGGGGATTTGGGCCGGATAGAGAGGCAGAGACTGGTGGTGGAGCAGCTCTTGAAGAACCTTGTTAACGCAGGACCCTCAAAGATAGTCGAGATGATTGACTTCTTGCTCGAAAAGACAGATATCAGCATCGACAAGAAGTCTCTCACGGATTTCGCCGTCGGCTTTTTCACTGGACCGAGGTCTGTCAGCTTTGCCCAGATAGACTACTACATAGATGGAGAAGGTCGGATAATACCTACAGGACCGGGAAGTGATGATCCAGAACCTACAAGGGGTGCAAGCTCTTCACCAAAAATTCTTGTGGTCAATAACATTCCTGATTACAGCACTCGTTTCGGAGATTTTGCCGAGACAATAAAGGCTCAGTGGTCTGCTCAGGCAGGCGTGAAGATAGATGCAACGGGTCTAGTTCCAGAAATAAATGGGATTGAAAAGAGAGGTACATATCTCTTCATTAATAATAGAGCAACGGAAATCAGGGAGCTATTCTCTAAGGCTCATGTATATCATAGACCTATAGTAATGGTTACTTCAAGCTTTGGGGGACTGGACTACTACTACGGCCTGATCGATTCGCTTTCTGAAAACAGATTCTACCCGTCCAATTATGATGCTTATGTATTGCTTGGCGTAGGAGGAAAGTAG
- a CDS encoding type III PLP-dependent enzyme: MHITPEVRKAAREVKTPFLIMDMDYVRNNYFDIVSHVRNVQVFYAVKANSHPRIIETLRDLGSNFDVASRGEIEKLLSLGIGPERMSFGNTIKKVEDIAYAYSVGIDYYAVDSEMEVEKIAAHAPGSKVYGRIATSGGDCDWPLSRKFGTDVNHVISIMEYADQLGLDAYGVSFHVGSQNYNVNSWDDAIRDASEVFKTLRSKNINLRMLNLGGGMPVRHVREIKSVKSYGDIINKALDKYMSSVSNLELFIEPGRSMVGNSAVLVSQVILRSKKGEEEWAYIDAGVFHGLTETIEGFRYEVLTEGKVDDTKISFHLAGPTCDSVDTIYHEIDLPKNIGYGDIVYFINAGAYTTEYATNFNGIDAPRVLFVEDFVDAEMHIDGDFIE; this comes from the coding sequence GTGCACATTACCCCTGAGGTAAGAAAGGCCGCAAGAGAAGTAAAGACACCATTCTTGATAATGGATATGGATTACGTTAGAAACAACTATTTCGACATTGTAAGCCATGTTAGGAATGTTCAGGTGTTTTACGCGGTTAAAGCGAACTCACACCCCAGGATTATCGAGACTCTTCGGGACCTCGGCAGTAATTTCGACGTAGCATCGCGCGGAGAGATTGAGAAACTTCTCTCACTTGGAATTGGTCCAGAAAGAATGAGTTTTGGAAATACGATCAAGAAAGTAGAGGATATTGCGTACGCTTATTCCGTTGGAATAGACTACTATGCTGTCGACTCGGAAATGGAAGTGGAGAAGATAGCCGCCCACGCTCCCGGAAGCAAAGTGTACGGAAGAATCGCTACGAGCGGGGGCGACTGCGACTGGCCTCTCTCAAGAAAGTTTGGAACCGATGTGAACCATGTCATTTCAATAATGGAATACGCCGATCAGCTTGGACTTGACGCTTACGGAGTAAGCTTCCATGTTGGTTCTCAGAATTACAACGTCAATAGCTGGGACGACGCCATAAGAGATGCCTCGGAAGTATTCAAGACTCTGCGCTCGAAGAATATAAACCTTCGCATGCTCAACCTTGGTGGAGGGATGCCCGTTAGGCATGTTAGAGAAATCAAGTCTGTTAAGTCATATGGCGACATAATTAACAAAGCACTCGACAAGTACATGTCTTCAGTTTCTAATCTCGAGCTCTTCATAGAACCAGGAAGATCGATGGTAGGAAATTCCGCTGTTCTCGTTAGCCAGGTTATTCTTAGAAGTAAAAAGGGTGAAGAAGAGTGGGCGTACATTGATGCCGGTGTATTTCACGGTCTTACCGAAACGATTGAAGGCTTCAGATACGAGGTGTTGACAGAAGGAAAGGTCGATGATACAAAGATTTCTTTCCATCTTGCAGGTCCCACGTGTGATTCCGTGGATACGATCTATCATGAAATCGATCTTCCGAAGAACATTGGTTACGGAGACATAGTATACTTCATCAATGCCGGTGCTTACACAACCGAGTATGCTACTAATTTCAACGGTATTGACGCTCCCCGAGTTCTCTTTGTAGAAGACTTTGTGGATGCTGAGATGCATATCGACGGCGACTTCATAGAATGA
- a CDS encoding NFACT family protein — MVFDGLTLQRVLAEISTGLGTQLRQVYQIGKTEFFLKLSKMGIEISVNPSSPYVIASERDRNSPSLETPFSIFLRRHLNGFFVTGIEQKEMDRILRLDFEGRDAFGERTKYSIVTEFIGPGSNMIVLDEEGMIEQTFKEMITSKRSLVRGLKYYSPESPGRCLRELSAEEIVSTLQESNQILSKAISVSFTGLSRATTENIVGYLQLEDVPPLALGKERLRETAEFLKSLVENSSDDFLFTLEAKNGTELSPIPLDFKGHCEKIPASLAISKTLESIGVETEIDRRKSTILRKIERASKRLFLLAEKLEKELAEVENYEEFRRYGELLVANLYRLKERQSEVELDDWESSSKVKISLDKRLTPSENAQLFFKYFSKSRRKEFQVKKRLRILRAESDYLEQLKEMIVQAETIDDIQEFSSELEEAGIIHKGKSERKKKKKVQNYGPRVFERDGMKYLVGRNNLQNDDITKNASRNDLWFHARGIPGAHVILKRAGKEITSDALHYGSFLAAMYSRGKQSGKVEVVYTEVQNIRKPKGAKPGMVLYKKSETVTVDLTKEVLPKK; from the coding sequence ATGGTATTCGACGGGTTGACTCTTCAGAGAGTCTTAGCAGAGATCTCAACTGGTCTTGGAACGCAGCTTCGGCAGGTATATCAGATTGGAAAGACGGAATTCTTTCTTAAGCTGTCAAAGATGGGAATCGAGATTTCCGTAAACCCCTCTTCTCCATATGTAATTGCATCTGAAAGAGATCGGAACTCCCCGTCGCTAGAAACCCCTTTCAGCATCTTCTTGAGAAGACATTTGAACGGTTTCTTTGTCACAGGAATAGAGCAGAAGGAAATGGACAGAATACTGAGGCTAGACTTCGAAGGAAGGGATGCCTTTGGCGAAAGGACGAAGTACTCTATTGTAACTGAATTCATTGGCCCGGGCTCGAATATGATAGTGCTTGATGAAGAAGGCATGATAGAGCAAACATTCAAAGAGATGATTACTTCTAAGAGGTCTCTGGTTAGAGGACTTAAGTATTATTCTCCCGAAAGCCCCGGAAGGTGTTTGAGAGAACTGTCAGCTGAAGAAATTGTCTCCACTCTTCAAGAGTCTAATCAGATTCTTTCGAAGGCAATCAGCGTATCCTTTACTGGCCTCTCACGAGCAACAACTGAAAACATAGTCGGATATCTTCAGCTTGAAGACGTTCCTCCTCTTGCACTTGGAAAGGAAAGGCTCCGCGAGACTGCCGAATTCTTGAAGAGTCTGGTAGAGAACTCCAGTGACGACTTTCTTTTCACTCTTGAAGCCAAGAACGGAACTGAGCTTTCTCCAATCCCTCTTGATTTCAAGGGTCATTGTGAGAAGATTCCGGCATCCCTGGCGATCAGCAAGACTCTTGAATCGATAGGGGTTGAAACCGAGATTGACAGGAGAAAGTCAACGATTCTCAGAAAAATCGAGAGAGCTTCAAAGAGACTCTTCCTATTAGCCGAGAAGCTTGAGAAAGAGCTTGCAGAAGTGGAAAACTATGAAGAATTCAGAAGATACGGAGAGCTACTCGTCGCAAATCTTTACCGGTTGAAGGAAAGACAGTCAGAAGTGGAGCTTGATGACTGGGAAAGCTCTAGCAAGGTTAAAATATCGCTCGATAAGAGACTGACGCCATCGGAAAACGCGCAACTCTTTTTCAAGTACTTCAGCAAGTCACGGCGGAAAGAGTTTCAAGTGAAGAAACGGCTGAGAATACTTCGTGCTGAAAGCGATTACTTGGAGCAGCTGAAAGAGATGATCGTTCAGGCAGAAACAATTGACGATATTCAGGAATTCTCATCGGAATTGGAAGAAGCAGGAATAATTCACAAAGGCAAGAGCGAAAGAAAGAAGAAAAAGAAGGTTCAGAATTACGGACCGAGAGTCTTCGAAAGAGATGGAATGAAGTACCTCGTGGGAAGAAACAATCTTCAGAATGACGACATAACGAAAAACGCTTCCAGGAATGATCTGTGGTTTCATGCCCGAGGCATTCCCGGAGCCCATGTTATACTTAAAAGAGCGGGAAAAGAGATCACTTCAGATGCTCTCCATTACGGCTCTTTTCTTGCAGCAATGTATTCAAGAGGAAAGCAATCTGGGAAGGTGGAAGTAGTATATACCGAAGTTCAAAACATAAGAAAGCCCAAAGGAGCTAAGCCAGGGATGGTTCTATATAAAAAATCGGAAACAGTTACAGTAGATCTCACCAAAGAGGTGTTACCAAAAAAATGA
- a CDS encoding NUDIX domain-containing protein: MEERVLVVDVDCLGELATRNGLLALPLDEIRERVRRFGRFVPRSDAEHDESMRQIIPYAVFKNGNEHLLMKRTKKQGEARLHDMYSIGVGGHINPEDGAYPWEAFENGFEREIREEVSVEIHSIEYLGILNDLQTAVSRVHMGIVYLAEVDFNGFNEVEKFTGEMVDLAMLYKYREKMETWSQIVLGYLLSR; the protein is encoded by the coding sequence TTGGAAGAGAGAGTTCTCGTAGTCGATGTTGACTGTCTAGGAGAGCTGGCAACCCGTAACGGGTTGTTGGCTCTTCCTTTGGATGAAATTAGAGAACGCGTCAGGAGATTCGGAAGGTTCGTACCGCGTTCCGATGCAGAGCATGATGAATCAATGAGGCAAATAATACCTTATGCGGTCTTCAAGAATGGAAATGAACACCTCCTCATGAAGAGAACTAAGAAGCAAGGAGAGGCGCGTCTTCACGACATGTATTCGATAGGTGTCGGGGGTCACATCAATCCAGAAGACGGAGCGTATCCCTGGGAGGCATTTGAGAATGGCTTCGAACGGGAGATCCGAGAAGAAGTCTCGGTGGAAATTCACTCAATTGAATACTTGGGAATCTTGAATGACCTTCAGACGGCTGTAAGCAGGGTCCACATGGGTATTGTATACTTGGCAGAGGTGGATTTCAACGGATTTAACGAAGTAGAAAAGTTCACGGGTGAGATGGTCGACCTGGCAATGCTTTACAAATATAGGGAGAAGATGGAAACATGGTCTCAAATCGTTTTGGGATATCTTCTGTCTCGTTGA
- the fusA gene encoding elongation factor G — protein sequence MDKIPVDAKRDITLIGHHGSGKTQIVDAMLYNAKLIDRIGILATDSEEVEREKKASFSMGVTSVRHNDSRIYVIDTPGMSDFYAETANGILVSENIVVVINSTAGIEIQTERFGSVAKEHGKGIIAFFNMLDKERSGFADTLADLGDTFERTPVLVQLPIGSEAGFRGLIDLVKMKAFIFEDGGVFKEEDIPADLKSAAEEARTKMIEDIVQNDEELMMKYLEGEPLSTDELTSAFKKAYLGNEVIPVLLGSAAKNIGISQLLDFVIEVGKKPSETSPKAATLLSGEKIEVNATEEEPLVAYIFKSVVDPFVGKLTFMKILSGTLKQGDTFIVVDQESLEKVGHVMLPEGTKEIEVDEATVGDIVKLSKLKKSAAGNTVAHKDRQLKLELPEMPEPMISKSIQPKSKGDIDKISGGLARLAESDPTFKWENDPETNETVISGLGSVHLDIMIERLKKLFSVDVEVGKPKIAYRETVRKTVEAEYKHKKQTGGHGQYGHVQIRIEPNERGAGFEFIDKIVGGVVPKNYIPAVEKGIVEAMKKGVLASYPVVDAKVTLFYGSYHDVDSSDMSFQIAARQAFKNGMGEANPVILEPLMDVDVFVPEEATGDIMGEITSRRGRPMGMEPQGKGTSKVVAQVPLAEMLDFANKLSSITSGRGYFTMRFNSYQETPPDVQQKIILERQRELEEQQK from the coding sequence ATGGACAAGATTCCTGTCGATGCCAAGAGAGATATTACACTAATTGGGCACCACGGGTCTGGAAAAACTCAAATTGTTGATGCGATGCTTTATAACGCTAAGTTGATTGATCGTATAGGCATCCTTGCAACCGATTCTGAAGAAGTTGAAAGAGAGAAGAAAGCAAGTTTCTCAATGGGGGTAACAAGTGTTCGCCACAACGATAGCAGGATATACGTCATCGATACTCCCGGTATGTCGGACTTCTATGCTGAGACTGCAAACGGAATCTTAGTGTCAGAGAACATCGTGGTGGTAATAAATTCTACTGCCGGGATTGAGATACAAACCGAAAGGTTTGGTTCGGTCGCCAAAGAGCATGGAAAAGGGATAATTGCATTCTTCAACATGCTGGACAAAGAGAGGTCCGGTTTCGCAGATACACTCGCCGATCTAGGAGACACCTTTGAGAGAACACCGGTTCTTGTGCAGCTTCCAATAGGCAGTGAAGCTGGTTTCAGAGGTCTGATTGATCTAGTGAAAATGAAGGCGTTCATTTTCGAAGATGGTGGCGTATTCAAAGAAGAAGATATCCCGGCAGATCTCAAATCAGCTGCCGAAGAGGCTAGAACAAAAATGATCGAGGACATCGTTCAGAACGATGAGGAGCTGATGATGAAGTATCTAGAGGGAGAACCCCTCTCGACAGATGAGCTTACCTCGGCTTTCAAAAAGGCCTATCTTGGAAATGAAGTGATTCCGGTTCTTCTTGGTTCGGCGGCAAAGAATATCGGAATTTCGCAGCTACTCGATTTTGTGATCGAAGTTGGAAAGAAGCCATCAGAGACATCGCCGAAGGCAGCCACACTTCTTTCCGGAGAGAAGATAGAAGTCAACGCTACCGAAGAAGAGCCGCTTGTGGCTTACATTTTCAAGTCAGTCGTCGATCCCTTCGTTGGAAAGCTGACTTTCATGAAGATACTTTCAGGGACACTCAAACAAGGAGACACTTTCATCGTGGTTGATCAAGAATCCTTGGAGAAAGTCGGACATGTTATGCTTCCCGAGGGTACAAAGGAGATTGAGGTAGATGAGGCTACTGTCGGGGATATCGTCAAGTTGAGTAAGCTCAAGAAGAGCGCTGCAGGTAATACGGTAGCTCACAAGGACAGACAGCTGAAACTCGAATTGCCGGAAATGCCTGAACCAATGATTTCTAAATCGATTCAGCCCAAGTCAAAAGGAGACATCGATAAGATTAGCGGAGGTCTCGCGAGACTTGCAGAGTCCGACCCTACGTTCAAGTGGGAAAACGATCCCGAAACCAATGAAACGGTTATCAGCGGTCTGGGTTCTGTGCATCTAGACATAATGATAGAGAGGCTGAAAAAACTCTTCTCCGTCGATGTCGAAGTAGGAAAGCCGAAAATCGCCTACAGAGAGACAGTGAGAAAGACCGTTGAGGCTGAGTATAAACACAAAAAGCAAACCGGTGGTCACGGTCAATACGGACACGTTCAGATCAGAATTGAGCCTAATGAACGTGGTGCCGGTTTTGAGTTCATTGATAAAATCGTCGGCGGAGTCGTTCCGAAAAACTATATCCCTGCAGTTGAGAAAGGTATCGTTGAGGCAATGAAAAAGGGCGTGCTGGCTTCTTATCCGGTAGTCGATGCAAAAGTAACGCTTTTCTACGGTTCTTACCACGATGTAGATTCTTCAGATATGTCTTTCCAGATAGCTGCCAGGCAGGCGTTCAAGAATGGTATGGGAGAAGCCAATCCGGTAATTCTTGAACCTTTGATGGATGTCGATGTCTTCGTCCCCGAAGAAGCGACAGGGGATATAATGGGTGAGATAACTTCTAGAAGAGGCAGACCGATGGGCATGGAACCTCAAGGGAAGGGCACTTCGAAAGTCGTCGCTCAGGTCCCACTTGCGGAAATGCTTGATTTTGCTAACAAGCTGAGCTCTATAACTAGCGGAAGGGGCTACTTCACCATGAGATTCAACTCTTATCAGGAGACCCCACCAGATGTCCAGCAGAAAATCATTCTTGAACGACAGAGGGAGCTTGAAGAACAGCAGAAGTAA
- the ispE gene encoding 4-(cytidine 5'-diphospho)-2-C-methyl-D-erythritol kinase, with product MVSNRFGISSVSLKCPAKINLYLAVDKRRSDGFHNISSVFQTIDLFDELILTPGVSETYFKCNTDISWNQENTLHKALTEVERQTGRKIKIGMELKKRIPPGGGLGGGSSDAASLLRFFAQIFEIEPERLIEMASMVGSDVPFFLRGGTAIASGRGEILSYPGDVTGYSVDLSFPEVEVLTVLAYRLIDERDFFPGIDERGAEQYYKALKARDSLGIKNLSLNSFQNPIFSCFAEIKEHYSKSSSEKPNAVVTMMTGSGSTIFSLFQGRIGKYRFISSEELNRVWYSTG from the coding sequence ATGGTCTCAAATCGTTTTGGGATATCTTCTGTCTCGTTGAAATGTCCGGCAAAGATAAACCTGTATCTTGCAGTAGATAAGAGGAGAAGTGACGGATTTCATAACATAAGCTCCGTCTTCCAGACAATAGATTTATTTGATGAGCTGATCCTTACTCCAGGAGTCAGTGAGACTTACTTCAAATGCAATACCGACATTAGCTGGAATCAAGAGAACACTCTTCACAAAGCGCTTACTGAAGTTGAAAGGCAGACTGGGAGAAAGATCAAAATTGGAATGGAACTGAAGAAGAGGATTCCTCCAGGAGGAGGTTTGGGTGGAGGTAGTTCAGATGCCGCTTCTTTACTGAGATTCTTTGCTCAGATATTCGAAATCGAACCTGAAAGACTGATCGAAATGGCATCGATGGTCGGTAGCGATGTCCCTTTCTTTCTTAGAGGTGGAACAGCAATAGCTTCGGGAAGAGGCGAGATTCTTAGTTATCCTGGCGATGTAACGGGATATTCCGTTGATTTGAGCTTTCCGGAGGTTGAGGTCTTGACAGTACTGGCATACAGATTAATAGATGAACGGGATTTCTTTCCTGGAATTGATGAGAGAGGGGCCGAGCAATACTATAAAGCCCTGAAAGCTCGTGATAGCCTTGGGATAAAGAATCTTTCTCTAAATTCATTTCAGAATCCCATCTTCAGTTGCTTTGCGGAGATCAAAGAGCATTATTCTAAATCCTCGTCAGAGAAACCTAATGCAGTCGTAACGATGATGACAGGATCAGGATCAACCATCTTCTCACTTTTTCAAGGCAGAATTGGAAAGTACAGGTTCATTAGTTCAGAGGAGCTGAATAGAGTATGGTATTCGACGGGTTGA
- the yqeK gene encoding bis(5'-nucleosyl)-tetraphosphatase (symmetrical) YqeK — MNIGYDILTEVVREKAEETCSPERLEHISGVERLAKRLSVVHNSDPFKAALAALSHDLFRDADGDELMRKAVSYGIEPSDIERNFPILLHGKVAACFLNEEFGLEGDVFEAVYWHVSGIPGMCVLGKILMIADISEESRSFPEALQIRVAAEADLEKSFVDVIRLKITWAVKSGSLLLPETVWTWNELLGGANHVSN, encoded by the coding sequence TTGAATATAGGGTACGATATTCTAACTGAAGTTGTTCGTGAGAAGGCAGAAGAGACTTGCTCTCCTGAGAGACTAGAACACATTTCGGGGGTCGAGAGATTGGCAAAGAGACTCAGCGTTGTACATAACTCAGACCCTTTTAAGGCAGCACTCGCAGCCTTGTCGCACGATCTCTTCCGAGATGCGGATGGAGATGAACTTATGCGAAAGGCAGTCTCATACGGGATAGAGCCATCAGATATCGAGAGAAACTTCCCAATTCTTCTTCATGGCAAGGTTGCTGCCTGTTTTCTAAATGAAGAGTTCGGACTGGAAGGTGACGTGTTTGAGGCAGTGTACTGGCATGTCAGCGGGATTCCCGGTATGTGTGTGCTTGGAAAGATACTTATGATTGCCGATATTAGCGAGGAAAGTAGATCCTTTCCCGAGGCCCTCCAGATTCGTGTGGCGGCCGAAGCAGATCTGGAAAAATCGTTTGTTGACGTGATAAGATTGAAAATAACATGGGCCGTAAAGTCGGGCAGTCTCTTGCTTCCTGAGACTGTGTGGACGTGGAATGAATTACTTGGAGGTGCCAATCATGTCTCTAATTAA
- a CDS encoding DUF503 domain-containing protein yields the protein MHVGYVTYLLRLYGISSLKEKRSIIRPILSDLRRNFNASVVETGKHDSKLEAEITVSMVACKRSELDSLFQSVWQRMIWNGVEVYGEEGEIW from the coding sequence ATGCACGTAGGTTATGTGACCTATCTATTGAGACTTTACGGAATAAGTTCATTGAAGGAAAAACGGTCCATCATAAGGCCGATCCTTAGCGACCTTCGAAGAAATTTCAACGCTTCCGTTGTGGAGACGGGAAAACACGATTCGAAGCTGGAAGCAGAGATTACCGTAAGCATGGTTGCGTGCAAAAGAAGCGAGCTGGACTCTCTATTTCAGTCTGTTTGGCAGCGAATGATCTGGAACGGTGTCGAAGTCTATGGAGAGGAAGGAGAGATCTGGTGA